From the genome of Hymenobacter cellulosilyticus, one region includes:
- a CDS encoding PHP domain-containing protein: METVTLVAATAQPWQAHELLGHLDGLTPDAQRSGPFAWRGTATGVKVEVYLVSKENFVNQLFLHSATEAHLSEPLTGSRAGSLRQLVKQEKFYQETAIYEKAGLQYVEPELREGLGEVALAQEHKLPTLLTDEDLRGSLHNHSTYSDGAHTLRQMAEFLRDQGYEYLGICDHSQAAHYANGLSPERVRQQQREIDQLNQELAPFRIFKGIESDILGDGSLDYTNSVLETFDFIVASVHSNLRMDERKATERLLRAIANPYTTMLGHPTGRLLLRREGYPINHKAIIDACAQHNVIIEINSNPWRLDLDWRWVRYALDQGVKLSINPDAHHTNGYADMRYGVMMGRKGGLTKDMTFNALSAEEMAAYFAERKANIKPPLEYKDSLFG; the protein is encoded by the coding sequence GTGGAAACCGTGACCCTGGTGGCGGCCACTGCCCAGCCCTGGCAGGCCCACGAGCTGCTCGGCCACCTCGATGGCCTCACGCCCGATGCTCAGCGCTCCGGTCCGTTTGCCTGGCGCGGCACGGCCACGGGCGTGAAAGTAGAAGTGTATCTGGTTAGCAAGGAAAATTTCGTGAATCAGCTGTTTCTGCACTCGGCCACCGAGGCTCACCTGTCGGAGCCACTCACGGGCAGCCGGGCGGGCTCGTTGCGGCAGCTGGTCAAGCAGGAGAAATTCTACCAGGAAACCGCCATTTACGAGAAGGCCGGCCTGCAATACGTGGAGCCCGAGCTGCGTGAAGGTCTGGGCGAAGTAGCCCTGGCCCAGGAGCACAAACTGCCCACGCTGCTGACCGACGAAGACCTGCGCGGCTCTTTACACAACCACAGTACCTACTCCGACGGCGCCCACACCCTGCGCCAGATGGCCGAGTTCCTGCGCGACCAAGGCTACGAGTACCTAGGCATCTGTGACCATTCGCAGGCTGCGCACTACGCCAACGGCCTCAGCCCCGAGCGGGTGCGGCAGCAGCAGCGCGAAATCGACCAGCTCAACCAGGAGCTGGCCCCGTTCCGCATCTTCAAGGGCATCGAAAGCGACATTCTCGGCGACGGCAGCCTGGATTACACCAACAGCGTGCTGGAGACCTTCGACTTCATCGTGGCCTCGGTGCACAGCAACCTGCGCATGGACGAGCGTAAGGCCACCGAGCGGCTGCTGCGGGCCATTGCCAACCCCTATACCACCATGCTGGGCCACCCCACGGGGCGGCTGCTGCTGCGGCGGGAAGGCTACCCCATCAACCACAAGGCCATTATCGACGCCTGCGCCCAGCACAACGTCATCATCGAAATCAACTCCAACCCCTGGCGCCTCGACCTAGACTGGCGCTGGGTGCGCTACGCACTGGACCAGGGCGTGAAGCTTAGCATCAACCCCGACGCCCACCACACCAACGGCTACGCCGACATGCGCTACGGCGTGATGATGGGCCGCAAGGGCGGACTGACCAAGGACATGACCTTCAACGCCCTGAGCGCCGAGGAAATGGCCGCCTACTTTGCCGAGCGCAAGGCCAATATCAAGCCGCCCCTGGAATACAAAGACTCCCTGTTCGGGTAA